A single genomic interval of Alphaproteobacteria bacterium harbors:
- a CDS encoding methyltransferase domain-containing protein, with product MSTAPQTAEDLIQQARAQLQQKQLEPAKASFEASLKLQKTAAAYRGLGNIQFMLRNHRDSIPFFDKALEVDAGDHASLAMLAEAYFELGNTEKAVGYSTLAIAAAPAEIRYKERFIHISRDAVFFQYNHVIENTLLECLKTPGLDCSGAQGLWYNTFTLNPDFRRLYAVKRAAEKQGGFFGRIKERMAASLPAKDDASVSFDPASFDNATDFSPLMKPFFLLGLEKITVYTAAFEAFLTHLRRALLLQPERFNTQERLSIAASLAQYCFNTDYILHVTAEETTKLVTLGVTPVDIALRACYAPLHQIADIDAIAKGFTQLAELSGVIETQVTEVRTRENAARNIPAITPIADAVSVKVREQYEESPYPRWKTIPRNLTLERVADPLRKQGAKILIAGCGTGQEAAQIATVLPDAQILAVDLSLASLSYAQTQTGKLGFKNITFRQADILQLGSLTERFDGIISGGVLHHLHDPLKGWEVLTGLLNPGGQMRIALYSKIARKHLVVAQDIIKQKGFPPTIEGMRDFRQQSAALLDRDVLNTISAVSDYYHAAMYRDMLFHVQEHCFDIPGIDAALKKLGLTFQQFILPPAIIAQYIAAYPSDPAATSLANWHKFEQSHPQLFLGMYQFWCRK from the coding sequence TTGTCCACCGCCCCCCAGACCGCGGAAGATCTGATCCAGCAGGCGCGCGCGCAACTGCAGCAAAAGCAGCTGGAGCCGGCGAAGGCCAGTTTTGAAGCATCCCTGAAGCTGCAAAAAACCGCCGCCGCCTATCGCGGGCTTGGTAATATCCAGTTCATGCTGCGCAACCACCGCGACAGCATCCCTTTCTTTGACAAGGCGTTGGAGGTGGATGCGGGCGACCATGCGTCACTTGCCATGCTCGCGGAGGCATATTTCGAGCTGGGGAATACCGAAAAAGCAGTCGGTTATTCCACCCTTGCCATCGCCGCGGCACCCGCCGAAATCCGGTACAAGGAGCGGTTTATCCACATCTCCCGCGATGCGGTGTTTTTTCAATACAACCATGTTATAGAAAATACCCTGCTGGAATGCCTGAAAACCCCCGGCCTCGATTGTTCCGGCGCCCAGGGGCTTTGGTACAATACCTTTACCCTGAACCCCGATTTCCGGCGTTTATATGCGGTAAAACGCGCGGCCGAAAAACAGGGCGGTTTTTTTGGCAGGATCAAGGAACGCATGGCGGCATCCCTGCCCGCCAAGGATGATGCCAGCGTATCGTTTGATCCGGCATCGTTCGACAATGCGACGGATTTTTCACCGCTGATGAAACCGTTTTTCCTGCTCGGCCTTGAAAAAATCACGGTCTATACGGCAGCGTTCGAGGCATTTTTGACGCATCTGCGCCGTGCTTTACTGCTGCAACCTGAACGGTTTAACACGCAGGAAAGATTGTCGATTGCCGCGAGCCTGGCGCAATATTGTTTTAATACGGATTATATCCTGCATGTGACGGCTGAAGAAACCACGAAACTTGTTACGCTCGGCGTAACGCCCGTCGATATCGCGTTACGCGCCTGTTACGCCCCGTTACATCAGATCGCGGATATCGATGCGATAGCCAAAGGCTTTACGCAACTGGCGGAACTTTCCGGCGTGATTGAAACGCAAGTGACCGAAGTACGCACGCGCGAAAATGCGGCAAGGAACATTCCCGCCATCACGCCGATCGCCGATGCCGTGTCGGTCAAGGTGCGCGAGCAGTACGAGGAATCCCCCTACCCCCGCTGGAAAACAATCCCCCGCAATTTGACGCTGGAACGCGTGGCCGACCCGTTGCGCAAGCAAGGCGCGAAAATTTTGATCGCCGGTTGCGGCACAGGCCAGGAAGCGGCGCAGATCGCGACCGTGCTGCCGGATGCGCAGATACTTGCCGTCGATCTCAGCCTTGCCAGCCTGTCCTATGCGCAGACGCAAACCGGTAAACTGGGTTTCAAAAACATTACCTTCCGGCAGGCGGATATTTTGCAACTGGGCAGCCTGACCGAGCGTTTTGACGGCATTATTTCGGGCGGCGTATTGCACCATTTGCACGACCCGCTAAAAGGCTGGGAAGTGCTGACGGGCCTGCTGAACCCGGGCGGCCAGATGCGCATCGCGCTTTACAGCAAAATCGCGCGCAAGCATCTGGTCGTCGCGCAAGACATCATCAAGCAAAAAGGTTTCCCGCCGACAATCGAAGGCATGCGCGATTTCCGGCAGCAGAGCGCGGCACTGCTCGACCGTGATGTACTCAACACCATTTCTGCGGTCAGCGATTATTACCATGCCGCCATGTACCGCGACATGCTGTTCCATGTGCAGGAACATTGCTTTGATATTCCCGGCATCGATGCGGCGCTGAAAAAACTAGGCCTGACATTCCAGCAATTCATTTTGCCGCCCGCCATCATCGCGCAATATATCGCCGCCTATCCGTCCGATCCCGCCGCGACGTCGCTGGCCAATTGGCATAAATTCGAACAATCACATCCGCAACTTTTCCTTGGCATGTACCAATTCTGGTGCCGGAAATGA
- a CDS encoding NUDIX hydrolase — protein sequence MSDPAQPPKKFVSSNEGAGILVLARDTGRLMALKRSDHVKHGRTWALAGGLLDPGETPAHGAAREFREETNYQGNAFDLIPLAEFKQNGFTYNNYLAVVDHEFAPDLDHENEGFKWVDSLNDWPAPAHFGITYLMNDAESMAIVNAEQKAIKDALKNPAPPVYPPVLFHAEPHQQKGDPIKPHKGIVHAAENPRTAIASLFPKQHRIATTGLTDSEDVVVIIEDRDSFLKNVKFEGFVSMHPGELFAQKSPGSTHWVSSDAPPMRGRGFFDKIRSLDDAMLYGLHVLFTSGPVSDAEKDKIRAAATPEGIRKMVADGTLTYENAARDIHVSPQINPGMTGDEVKNKVPFVRIFRAKPPQA from the coding sequence ATGAGCGACCCTGCACAGCCGCCGAAAAAGTTCGTATCGTCCAACGAAGGCGCGGGCATTCTTGTGCTGGCGCGCGATACGGGGCGGTTGATGGCGCTAAAGAGGTCCGACCATGTAAAACATGGCCGCACATGGGCGCTGGCAGGCGGTTTGCTTGACCCCGGTGAAACGCCAGCGCATGGCGCGGCGCGAGAATTCCGTGAAGAAACGAATTATCAGGGTAATGCCTTCGACCTCATCCCGCTCGCGGAATTCAAACAGAACGGATTCACATATAACAATTATCTCGCCGTCGTCGATCACGAATTCGCGCCCGATCTCGACCATGAAAACGAAGGCTTCAAATGGGTGGATAGCCTGAATGACTGGCCCGCGCCCGCGCATTTCGGCATCACGTACCTGATGAACGATGCCGAGAGCATGGCGATCGTGAATGCCGAGCAAAAGGCGATCAAGGACGCGCTGAAAAATCCCGCGCCGCCCGTTTATCCGCCCGTGCTGTTCCATGCCGAGCCGCACCAGCAAAAGGGCGACCCGATCAAGCCGCATAAAGGCATCGTCCACGCCGCCGAAAACCCGCGCACGGCGATTGCAAGCCTGTTCCCGAAACAGCACCGCATCGCCACGACCGGTTTGACGGACAGCGAAGACGTTGTTGTCATTATCGAAGACCGCGACAGCTTCCTGAAAAATGTGAAATTCGAAGGATTCGTCAGCATGCATCCGGGCGAGCTGTTCGCGCAGAAATCGCCGGGCAGCACGCATTGGGTATCGTCCGACGCGCCGCCCATGCGCGGCCGCGGATTCTTTGACAAAATCCGCAGTCTTGACGATGCCATGCTATACGGGTTGCATGTGCTGTTCACGTCGGGGCCGGTGAGCGATGCTGAAAAAGATAAAATCCGCGCCGCCGCAACGCCTGAAGGCATCAGGAAAATGGTCGCGGATGGCACGCTCACCTACGAAAACGCCGCACGCGATATTCATGTCTCGCCACAGATCAATCCGGGCATGACGGGCGACGAAGTGAAGAACAAAGTACCCTTCGTGCGCATCTTCCGCGCCAAGCCGCCCCAAGCATAA
- the rpmE gene encoding 50S ribosomal protein L31: MKEKIHPDYHTIKMIMTDGSEHNIRSTWGKEGDVMRLDIDPLNHPAWTGGTAKVMEKGRLAKFGNKYAGLGVAAAENANAALEKGAEAKKAAGAAAPATEAAPAAKKEEKKKK, encoded by the coding sequence ATGAAAGAGAAAATCCACCCTGACTATCACACCATCAAGATGATCATGACCGATGGCTCGGAACACAACATCCGCAGCACCTGGGGCAAAGAAGGCGATGTGATGCGCCTCGACATCGACCCCCTGAACCATCCGGCCTGGACCGGTGGCACCGCGAAGGTGATGGAAAAAGGTCGCCTTGCCAAGTTCGGCAACAAATACGCTGGCCTGGGCGTCGCTGCCGCTGAAAACGCAAACGCAGCCTTGGAAAAAGGCGCGGAAGCGAAAAAAGCAGCTGGCGCAGCAGCCCCCGCCACTGAAGCAGCTCCTGCCGCGAAAAAAGAAGAGAAGAAAAAGAAGTAA
- a CDS encoding valine--tRNA ligase, with product MLDKTFESKDVEKKHYELWEKSGAFTADVNSNKAPYCIPMPPPNVTGSLHMGHALNTTIQDILSRFERMQGRDVLWQPGTDHAGIATQMVVERLLGEEKKTRHDLGREKFLERVWQWKEESGNTITGQLRRLGATPDWSRERFTMDDGLNKAVNKVFVQLFKENLIYKDKRLVNWDPKLHTAISDLEVEPRETKGNMWHFKYPIKGMADTFIVIATTRPETMLGDTAVAVHPDDDRYKDLVGKMVVLPITGREIPIVADSYADPEKGSGAVKITPAHDFNDFEVGKRHKLPMISIMDKDAKIADPDGAKVPAAYIGMDRFDARKKVLEEIEALGLLEKVETHMYQVPYGDRGGVIIEPLLTDQWYVDAKTLAQPAIKAVDEGKTKFVPANWTKTYYEWMNNIQPWCISRQIWWGHQIPAWYGPDNSVFVAETEAEAYAQAKAKFGNDVKLERDADVLDTWFSSALWPFSTLGWPKNTAEVKRYYPAETLVTGFDILFFWVARMMMMGIHFMGEVPFKTVYIHALVRDEKGQKMSKSKGNVIDPLKIIDEYGADALRFTLTALAAQGRDVKLSPARVEGYRNFATKLWNASRFCEMNGCTLKLDFKPDSVKQTINKWIISELATVSRQTAEALKAYKFNEAAMHLYHFTWGTFCDWYIEFTKPLINGSDETVKQETRDTTGWVLDQLLLLLNPMMPYLTEELHMHLLGKTEASHDKADWLQSKAWPEFSDKIIDMAAQAEMNWVVRLISEIRSVRSDMNVPAAAQIKMLLQGANDTSKQRLKTYNDIIKRLARLSEAEANDAAAPKGSLQMVIDEASIVLPLADVVDIKLESARLQKEIEKANANIERINKMLNNPAFLAKAPEEVVAEQTESRTEAENLKSKLAQALKQLEAA from the coding sequence ATGCTCGATAAAACCTTCGAAAGCAAAGACGTCGAAAAGAAACATTACGAACTCTGGGAAAAATCCGGAGCCTTCACCGCCGACGTCAACAGCAACAAAGCGCCCTATTGCATCCCCATGCCGCCGCCCAACGTCACGGGCAGCCTGCATATGGGCCATGCGCTGAACACGACAATTCAGGATATCCTGTCACGGTTCGAGCGTATGCAGGGCCGCGACGTGCTGTGGCAGCCCGGCACCGACCATGCCGGTATCGCGACGCAGATGGTGGTCGAACGCCTGCTGGGCGAGGAAAAGAAAACGCGCCACGACCTCGGCCGCGAAAAATTCCTCGAACGCGTCTGGCAATGGAAAGAAGAATCCGGCAACACCATCACCGGCCAGCTGCGCCGCCTTGGCGCGACACCCGACTGGAGCCGCGAGCGTTTCACGATGGATGACGGGCTGAACAAGGCCGTCAACAAAGTCTTCGTGCAGCTGTTCAAGGAAAACCTGATTTACAAGGACAAGCGCCTTGTGAACTGGGATCCGAAACTGCACACCGCCATTTCCGACCTCGAGGTTGAGCCGCGCGAGACCAAGGGCAATATGTGGCACTTCAAATACCCGATCAAGGGTATGGCCGATACATTCATTGTCATCGCCACCACGCGCCCCGAAACCATGCTGGGCGATACCGCCGTTGCCGTGCATCCGGATGACGACCGTTACAAAGACCTTGTCGGCAAGATGGTCGTGCTGCCCATTACCGGCCGCGAAATTCCGATCGTGGCGGATAGCTATGCCGATCCCGAAAAGGGCTCGGGTGCCGTGAAAATCACGCCTGCGCATGACTTCAACGACTTTGAAGTCGGCAAGCGCCATAAACTACCCATGATTTCGATCATGGACAAAGATGCGAAAATCGCCGATCCCGACGGCGCTAAAGTGCCGGCGGCCTATATCGGCATGGATCGTTTCGATGCGCGCAAAAAAGTACTGGAAGAGATCGAGGCGCTCGGCCTGCTGGAAAAGGTCGAAACCCATATGTATCAGGTTCCCTATGGTGACCGCGGCGGCGTGATTATCGAACCGTTGCTGACCGACCAATGGTATGTCGATGCCAAAACGCTCGCCCAACCCGCGATTAAGGCGGTCGATGAAGGTAAAACAAAGTTCGTGCCTGCCAACTGGACAAAAACCTATTACGAATGGATGAACAACATCCAGCCGTGGTGCATCAGCCGCCAGATCTGGTGGGGTCACCAGATTCCCGCTTGGTACGGACCGGACAATTCCGTATTCGTCGCAGAAACCGAAGCTGAAGCCTATGCGCAGGCAAAGGCGAAATTCGGCAACGATGTGAAACTGGAACGCGACGCAGATGTGCTGGATACGTGGTTCTCCTCTGCACTCTGGCCGTTCTCCACGCTCGGCTGGCCGAAAAATACGGCAGAGGTAAAGCGATATTATCCCGCCGAAACACTCGTGACCGGTTTCGACATCCTGTTCTTCTGGGTTGCCCGCATGATGATGATGGGCATCCATTTCATGGGCGAAGTGCCGTTCAAGACGGTCTATATCCACGCGCTCGTCCGCGATGAAAAAGGCCAGAAGATGTCGAAGTCGAAGGGCAACGTCATCGATCCTTTGAAAATCATCGACGAATACGGTGCAGATGCGCTGCGTTTCACCCTGACTGCCTTGGCGGCGCAGGGACGCGATGTGAAACTGTCGCCCGCGCGTGTCGAGGGCTACCGCAACTTCGCCACCAAATTGTGGAACGCTTCGCGCTTCTGCGAAATGAACGGCTGCACGCTGAAGCTGGATTTCAAGCCCGATAGCGTGAAACAGACGATCAACAAATGGATCATCAGCGAGCTGGCAACCGTCAGCCGACAAACGGCGGAGGCGCTGAAGGCGTATAAGTTCAACGAAGCCGCGATGCACCTGTACCACTTCACCTGGGGCACGTTCTGCGACTGGTATATCGAATTCACCAAGCCGCTGATTAACGGGTCGGATGAAACCGTAAAACAGGAAACGCGTGACACCACTGGCTGGGTGCTCGACCAGTTGCTGCTGCTCCTCAACCCCATGATGCCGTACCTGACCGAAGAACTGCATATGCACCTGCTCGGCAAAACGGAAGCATCGCATGACAAGGCCGACTGGCTGCAAAGCAAGGCATGGCCCGAATTTTCGGACAAGATCATCGACATGGCGGCGCAGGCCGAAATGAACTGGGTCGTGCGCCTGATCTCGGAAATCCGTTCCGTGCGTTCAGACATGAACGTGCCGGCAGCGGCACAGATCAAGATGCTGCTGCAAGGGGCGAATGACACCAGCAAACAGCGCCTGAAAACCTATAACGACATCATCAAACGCCTTGCGCGCCTGTCGGAAGCGGAGGCAAACGATGCCGCCGCGCCCAAGGGTTCGCTGCAAATGGTGATCGACGAGGCCAGCATTGTCCTGCCGCTCGCCGATGTGGTCGATATCAAGCTGGAAAGCGCACGCCTGCAAAAAGAAATCGAAAAGGCGAATGCGAATATCGAGCGCATCAACAAGATGCTCAATAACCCCGCCTTTCTCGCAAAAGCGCCGGAGGAGGTGGTGGCGGAGCAGACTGAATCGCGCACCGAGGCCGAGAACCTGAAGTCGAAACTGGCGCAGGCACTCAAACAGCTTGAGGCAGCATGA
- a CDS encoding nucleoside 2-deoxyribosyltransferase domain-containing protein → MIEIKAPDDYSGITGKKTIFLAGSIEMGKADNWQERTVSALRHIDALILNPRRVHWDVSWEQSIDNPAFKQQVDWELDAIAASDMVFMYFAPETKSPITLLELGLQAGAHPEKLLVCCPEGFWRRGNVDIVCRRYGVKQVATIDEFIKAAANYLMEK, encoded by the coding sequence ATGATTGAAATCAAGGCACCGGACGATTACAGCGGCATCACGGGGAAGAAAACCATCTTTCTCGCGGGTTCGATTGAAATGGGCAAGGCGGATAACTGGCAGGAACGCACGGTCTCCGCGCTGCGCCATATCGACGCGCTGATCCTCAACCCGCGCCGCGTGCATTGGGATGTCAGCTGGGAACAGAGCATCGACAATCCGGCATTCAAGCAACAGGTGGACTGGGAACTGGATGCGATTGCGGCGTCCGACATGGTCTTCATGTACTTCGCGCCCGAAACAAAATCGCCGATCACATTACTGGAACTGGGGCTGCAGGCAGGGGCGCATCCGGAGAAGCTGCTGGTCTGCTGCCCGGAGGGGTTCTGGCGGCGCGGGAACGTGGATATCGTCTGCCGCCGCTACGGCGTGAAACAGGTCGCCACGATTGACGAATTCATAAAGGCTGCCGCCAATTACCTGATGGAGAAGTAA
- a CDS encoding YiiD C-terminal domain-containing protein has protein sequence MGPNAFRFFLNLWPPFLGANVKVKEISKDFNDIKVQMKLRKWNSNYVGTHFGGSIFSMTDPFFAMILLKNLGKDYIVWDKSSEIKFKKPGKGTISAHFNISAARLQEIRDLADKNDKVEPKFVVEVKDEKGDVVAEVTKTLYVRRKDKEPKPRAPKS, from the coding sequence ATGGGGCCGAACGCCTTCCGCTTTTTCCTCAACCTCTGGCCGCCGTTTCTTGGCGCGAATGTGAAGGTGAAGGAAATCAGCAAGGACTTTAACGATATCAAGGTCCAGATGAAGCTGCGCAAGTGGAACAGCAATTACGTCGGCACCCATTTCGGTGGTTCGATCTTTTCCATGACAGACCCGTTTTTTGCGATGATCCTGCTGAAAAACCTCGGCAAGGATTATATCGTCTGGGATAAATCGTCCGAGATTAAATTCAAAAAACCGGGCAAGGGCACGATTTCCGCCCATTTCAACATCAGCGCAGCGCGCCTGCAGGAAATCCGCGATCTTGCCGACAAAAACGACAAGGTCGAACCTAAATTCGTGGTCGAGGTAAAGGACGAAAAGGGCGATGTGGTGGCCGAAGTCACCAAGACGCTCTATGTCCGCCGCAAGGACAAAGAACCGAAACCCCGCGCGCCTAAGTCTTAA
- a CDS encoding ATP-binding cassette domain-containing protein codes for MDQSIENLRVDKGVEKPLKFLWPLLWPYRYLLAGGIAGMSISAVLTLAVGWGLKGIVDKAFAAGSDAYLNNALSILAVVVVIMAASTYMRLRLVYLVAERVIRDLRAKIYRHLLTLDPAFFEQNKTGDQISRINADTSILQIVITTNLPMAFRHSLMLTGGLVMLCVVSPSMTGVVMLAVPVVLGPLLWFGRRVRAKSRDTQSRVGDVGSYSLETLQGIQTIQSFGYEEAASAQFSSLADQVYKTALRYIHTRAILIAWVISTVFGAIGVVLWYGGHKVLTGSMSAGELSAFIFYVAIVAGAVTAVSESLSDFNRAAGAADRIAGILEAAPVVKTPAVPKLLPEKIAGSIAFDNVSFSYPTRPGQHALNGVSFNIAPGEIAALVGPSGAGKTTTFQMLQRFYDPQQGRVTIDGIDLAECDPRDVRKHLSVVSQDPAVFSISIADNIRVAKPGATDAEVKRAAELAQADEFILKLPQGYNTLVGERGNRLSGGQKQRIAIARAILKDSKILLLDEATSALDAANEIAVHKALRNLMEGRTTLIIAHRLSTVQNAGNIIVMDQGSVVAQGTHAELFEQEGVYKHLAALQMDLNAS; via the coding sequence ATGGACCAATCAATCGAAAATCTGCGTGTGGACAAGGGGGTAGAGAAACCCCTGAAATTCCTGTGGCCGCTCCTGTGGCCTTACCGTTATCTGCTGGCGGGCGGCATTGCCGGTATGTCCATCTCCGCTGTCCTGACTCTCGCGGTCGGCTGGGGGCTGAAGGGAATCGTCGATAAGGCGTTCGCGGCAGGCAGCGATGCCTACCTGAACAACGCCTTGTCCATTCTGGCGGTCGTTGTCGTTATCATGGCGGCATCCACCTATATGCGGCTGCGCCTTGTTTATCTGGTGGCGGAACGGGTGATCCGCGACCTGCGCGCCAAGATTTACCGACACCTGCTGACCCTCGACCCTGCGTTTTTCGAGCAGAACAAGACCGGGGACCAGATTTCGCGCATCAATGCCGATACCAGCATTTTGCAAATCGTCATCACCACCAACCTGCCCATGGCGTTTCGCCATTCCCTGATGCTGACGGGGGGGCTGGTCATGCTCTGCGTGGTTAGCCCGTCGATGACGGGGGTGGTGATGCTGGCGGTGCCGGTGGTGCTGGGGCCTTTGCTCTGGTTCGGCCGCCGTGTGCGCGCCAAGTCGCGCGATACGCAGAGCCGCGTCGGCGATGTGGGTTCGTATAGCCTTGAAACATTGCAGGGCATCCAGACGATACAGTCTTTCGGCTACGAAGAAGCGGCATCGGCCCAGTTCAGTTCGCTGGCCGATCAGGTCTATAAGACTGCGCTGCGTTACATCCATACCCGCGCGATCCTGATCGCATGGGTTATCTCTACCGTCTTTGGCGCGATCGGTGTGGTGCTGTGGTATGGTGGGCACAAGGTTTTAACGGGTTCGATGTCGGCAGGTGAATTGTCGGCGTTCATATTCTATGTGGCGATCGTCGCGGGCGCGGTGACGGCCGTCAGCGAGTCCTTGAGCGATTTCAACCGCGCCGCCGGTGCAGCCGACCGCATTGCGGGCATTCTAGAGGCCGCACCGGTTGTCAAAACGCCAGCCGTGCCGAAATTGCTGCCGGAAAAAATCGCAGGCAGCATTGCATTCGATAATGTCAGCTTCAGTTATCCCACGCGGCCCGGGCAGCATGCATTGAACGGCGTGTCGTTCAATATCGCCCCCGGTGAAATTGCGGCGCTGGTGGGGCCGAGCGGTGCCGGCAAGACAACAACATTCCAGATGCTCCAGCGGTTTTATGACCCGCAGCAAGGCCGCGTGACGATTGACGGGATTGATCTGGCCGAATGCGACCCCCGCGATGTGCGCAAGCACCTGAGCGTCGTGTCGCAGGACCCTGCGGTATTCTCCATTTCTATCGCCGACAATATCCGTGTCGCAAAACCCGGCGCGACCGATGCCGAAGTGAAACGCGCCGCCGAACTGGCGCAGGCCGATGAATTCATCCTGAAACTGCCGCAGGGATATAACACGCTGGTCGGTGAACGCGGCAACCGCTTGTCGGGCGGGCAGAAACAGCGCATCGCCATAGCCCGCGCGATCCTGAAAGATTCCAAAATCCTGCTGCTGGACGAAGCGACATCGGCGCTTGATGCCGCCAACGAAATCGCCGTGCACAAGGCGCTGCGCAACCTGATGGAAGGCCGCACGACCCTGATTATCGCGCACCGCCTTTCGACCGTGCAGAATGCGGGCAACATCATCGTGATGGATCAGGGCAGTGTGGTGGCGCAGGGTACCCATGCCGAGCTGTTCGAGCAGGAAGGTGTCTATAAACACCTTGCCGCATTGCAGATGGATTTGAATGCCAGCTAG
- a CDS encoding Hsp20 family protein gives MHALDFTPLFRSTVGFDRLSQMLENSLVSDTGTAYPPYNIVKLDDDNYHITMAVAGFRAEDLDIVAKENQLVVQGRAVPREEAKGAVYLHRGIAERAFERRFQLADHIRVADAGIDNGLLTIALVREVPEAKKPRKIEIKGASPLIDSKKAN, from the coding sequence ATGCACGCACTCGATTTCACCCCCCTTTTCCGCTCCACTGTCGGTTTCGACCGCCTGTCACAGATGCTGGAAAACAGCCTTGTTTCCGACACCGGCACGGCATACCCGCCCTATAACATAGTGAAGCTGGATGACGACAATTACCACATCACGATGGCGGTTGCGGGTTTCCGCGCCGAAGACCTTGATATCGTGGCGAAGGAAAACCAGCTGGTCGTACAGGGCCGCGCTGTGCCGCGCGAGGAAGCAAAAGGCGCTGTCTATCTGCACCGCGGCATTGCGGAGCGCGCGTTCGAACGCCGCTTCCAGCTGGCGGACCATATCCGCGTCGCGGATGCGGGCATTGATAACGGCCTGCTGACGATCGCGCTCGTCCGCGAAGTGCCGGAGGCAAAAAAGCCCCGCAAGATCGAGATCAAGGGCGCATCACCCCTGATCGACAGTAAAAAAGCGAACTAA